Proteins from a genomic interval of Pseudomonadota bacterium:
- the pseG gene encoding UDP-2,4-diacetamido-2,4,6-trideoxy-beta-L-altropyranose hydrolase: MINSKIILCLCDGGYDIGFGHASRVLSIAEAFAESGWHPQFTGRLHDGSDNMVRAAGFKTSIRAMITGTEDPEDTIRICRSSVAAAQVVDSYSLRPGYLRKLGRAAPILLIDDYGDLDEYPCATILNPGFNQGDREYPFEVPVLTGPGFIPLRRAFRRLRAKMRVQAEKVRRVLVFLGGGDQKQMTKRVVRALKTLDVSLTLRVVVGQAYPELAALVKEVSAFAPDSRVLVQLPDLAEEMAAADLCIVAGGSTKYEAAYLGVPCLAIPINESQRPETELFDDLGLAINCGLADELSDEALARTVNSMLKDAGHLAAMSRRGLTTFPNDPTRPIIEAFVKQL; encoded by the coding sequence ATGATAAACTCGAAAATCATTTTATGTCTTTGTGATGGCGGTTACGATATTGGGTTTGGCCACGCCAGCAGGGTTCTCTCTATCGCCGAAGCCTTTGCGGAAAGTGGCTGGCATCCACAATTTACAGGACGACTCCATGACGGGTCAGACAACATGGTTCGGGCAGCAGGGTTCAAAACATCTATCCGGGCGATGATTACTGGCACTGAAGATCCGGAGGATACGATTCGTATTTGCCGGAGTTCGGTTGCCGCTGCCCAAGTGGTGGATTCTTACTCATTGCGGCCAGGATATCTCCGGAAACTTGGTCGTGCAGCTCCAATTTTACTAATAGACGATTACGGTGACCTGGATGAGTATCCCTGTGCGACTATACTTAATCCTGGGTTTAATCAAGGGGACCGGGAGTATCCGTTTGAAGTTCCTGTGCTGACCGGTCCTGGCTTCATTCCGCTACGACGGGCTTTCCGCCGTTTGCGGGCAAAAATGCGGGTTCAAGCCGAAAAAGTCCGACGCGTATTGGTGTTTCTTGGCGGAGGCGATCAGAAGCAGATGACAAAGCGTGTGGTACGAGCCCTGAAGACTCTCGACGTATCGTTGACGTTACGGGTGGTGGTGGGTCAGGCTTATCCAGAACTTGCCGCATTGGTGAAAGAGGTTTCAGCTTTTGCCCCGGACTCTCGAGTGCTGGTGCAATTGCCTGACCTTGCCGAAGAAATGGCGGCGGCGGATCTCTGCATTGTGGCTGGCGGATCGACTAAATACGAAGCCGCTTATCTTGGTGTTCCTTGCCTGGCAATTCCAATAAACGAAAGTCAGAGGCCTGAGACGGAGCTGTTTGATGATCTTGGCCTGGCCATTAATTGCGGATTGGCTGATGAACTCTCTGATGAAGCACTGGCAAGAACGGTTAACAGTATGCTTAAGGATGCCGGGCACCTGGCGGCAATGTCGAGGCGGGGGCTAACCACATTTCCGAATGACCCGACAAGGCCTATCATAGAGGCATTTGTCAAACAATTATAA
- a CDS encoding glycosyltransferase family protein — protein MIAAIVQARMASSRLPGKVLKEVMGKPLLAYLIERLSFSKLLDKIILATTTNKEDDDIISFAVKEKILFYRGSENDVLDRYYKAAKEFQIGHIVRITSDCPLIDPYLCDKMISVCLNAKTDYVYTGPTFAEGLDCEVLSFKALEKAWKESILKSEREHVTFYIYNHPELFNHIVLHNETDDSKYRFTVDEPEDYAVVKKIIEKLYRKGLKPFPASEIKDFLDKNPDIFSLNARILRNEGLLKSKSED, from the coding sequence ATGATAGCTGCAATTGTTCAAGCAAGAATGGCCTCATCCAGACTCCCGGGCAAAGTCTTGAAAGAGGTCATGGGAAAACCTCTTCTCGCTTATTTAATCGAAAGGTTAAGTTTTTCCAAACTATTAGATAAAATTATTTTGGCAACCACAACAAACAAAGAAGACGATGATATTATCAGTTTTGCCGTAAAAGAAAAGATCCTTTTTTATCGTGGTTCAGAAAATGATGTATTAGATCGATATTATAAAGCTGCTAAGGAATTCCAGATTGGGCATATTGTGCGGATTACTTCTGACTGCCCACTTATTGATCCGTATTTGTGTGATAAAATGATAAGCGTATGCTTAAATGCAAAAACCGATTATGTTTATACGGGGCCGACGTTTGCAGAAGGTCTTGACTGCGAAGTATTATCTTTTAAGGCACTTGAGAAAGCATGGAAAGAATCTATATTAAAGTCAGAGCGAGAACATGTTACGTTTTATATATACAATCATCCAGAATTGTTTAATCATATTGTTTTGCACAATGAGACTGATGACAGCAAATATCGATTTACCGTTGATGAACCAGAAGATTATGCAGTTGTGAAGAAAATAATTGAAAAACTATACCGCAAAGGTTTGAAACCTTTTCCCGCCTCAGAAATAAAAGATTTTCTTGACAAAAACCCCGATATTTTTAGTTTGAATGCACGCATTCTACGGAACGAAGGCTTGCTTAAGTCAAAAAGCGAAGATTAA
- a CDS encoding GNAT family protein codes for MNINNEFRSERIYLRELRHSDVTERYLSWFRDADVIRFLEVRDLKYKEVIEHMDYGRKTGTYFMYAICVNENNLHIGNLKIGPISGRHGLSDMVIVIGDKTYWGKGLSTESIKLGVKIAFDVYKIRKLSASMYSDNIGSIKSYIKAGWFEEARLKAHGIIDEKLVDGVYVACFNPKQHDK; via the coding sequence ATGAATATTAACAATGAGTTTAGATCAGAAAGAATCTACCTTAGAGAACTAAGACACAGTGATGTTACTGAGCGCTATCTCTCTTGGTTTCGTGATGCTGATGTGATACGTTTTCTGGAGGTACGGGATTTGAAGTATAAAGAAGTTATAGAACATATGGATTATGGAAGAAAGACAGGCACATATTTCATGTATGCCATATGCGTTAATGAGAATAATTTGCATATTGGAAACCTAAAAATTGGCCCCATATCGGGAAGGCATGGCCTTTCCGATATGGTAATTGTCATAGGAGACAAAACTTATTGGGGCAAGGGTCTATCCACTGAATCAATAAAACTTGGTGTAAAGATTGCTTTCGATGTTTATAAAATACGAAAACTTTCTGCAAGTATGTATTCTGATAATATAGGATCAATCAAATCATACATCAAAGCAGGGTGGTTTGAGGAAGCAAGGCTAAAAGCACACGGCATCATAGATGAAAAACTTGTTGATGGGGTATACGTCGCTTGTTTTAATCCAAAACAGCATGATAAATGA